One stretch of Toxoplasma gondii ME49 chromosome XI, whole genome shotgun sequence DNA includes these proteins:
- a CDS encoding hypothetical protein (encoded by transcript TGME49_315610): protein MVAKKAKTGPASRSLAKSASSKTLKKMGKTTRAAGSVVLVRPKKPAPASREQAAGKKVAAKKPAKKVARGAGKNPMAAGKKVSRDVHVGSAETSNDVAVASTGSGTKPSKKKAGPAKVVKRSAPAPAPKKAKKSAPKKAVPSNKKAPAKKGKKASKKH, encoded by the coding sequence ATggtggcgaagaaggcgaaaaccGGTCCAGCTTCTCGCAGCCTCGCGAAGAGCGCTTCTTCCAAAACTCTTAAAAAAATGGGGAAGACAACGCGAGCGGCCGGCAGCGTTGTCCTGGTGCGCCCCAAGAAACCCGCGCCCGCCAGCAGGGAGCAAGCTGCCGGGAAGAAGGTTGCGGCGAAGAAACCTGCGAAGAAAGTGGCTCGCGGCGCTGGAAAGAACCCTATGGCTGCCGGGAAAAAAGTTTCAAGGGACGTTCACGTGGGCAGTGCAGAAACCAGCAACGACGTAGCCGTTGCGTCTACCGGCTCTGGCACAAAACCcagcaagaagaaggccgGTCCCGCCAAAGTTGTCAAGAGGAGCGCGCCTGCTCCGGCGCCAAAGAAAGCCAAGAAAAGCGCACCGAAAAAGGCCGTCCCATCCAACAAGAAAGCTCCTGCGAAAAAGGGCAAGAAAGCCAGCAAGAAACACTGA